One stretch of Castor canadensis chromosome 14, mCasCan1.hap1v2, whole genome shotgun sequence DNA includes these proteins:
- the Slc25a37 gene encoding mitoferrin-1 isoform X1 has translation MELRSGGVGSRAVGRRMDGGDCRDGGGGCKDAGSEDYENLPPSASVSTHMTAGAMAGILEHSIMYPVDSVKTRMQSLNPDPKAQYTSIYGALKKIMRTEGFWRPLRGLNVMVMGAGPAHAMYFACYENMKRTLNDVFSHQGNSHLANGIAGSMATLLHDAVMNPAEVVKQRLQMFNSQHRSALSCIRTVWRTEGLGAFYRSYTTQLTMNIPFQSIHFITYEFLQEQVNPHRDYNPQSHIISGGLAGALAAAATTPLDVCKTLLNTQENMALSLANISGRLTGMANAFRTVYQLNGLMGYFKGIQARVIYQMPSTAISWSVYEFFKYFLTKRQLESRTPY, from the exons ATGGAGCTACGCAGCGGCGGCGTGGGGAGCCGGGCTGTGGGGCGAAGGATGGATGGGGGGGACTGCCGAGATGGCGGCGGCGGCTGCAAGGACGCCGGGTCGGAGGACTACGAGAACCTGCCGCCCAGCGCCTCCGTATCCACCCACATGACAGCCGGAGCGATGGCAGGGATCCTGGAGCACTCGATCATGTACCCGGTGGACTCGGTGAAG ACACGAATGCAGAGTTTGAACCCAGATCCCAAAGCCCAGTACACAAGTATCTACGGAGCCCTCAAGAAAATCATGCGGACCGAAGGCTTCTGGAGGCCCTTGCGGGGCCTGAACGTGATGGTGATGGGTGCGGGGCCAGCCCATGCCATGTATTTTGCCTGCTATGAGAACATGAAAAGGACTTTAAATGACGTTTTCAGCCACCAAGGAAACAGCCACCTAGCCAATG GGATAGCTGGGAGTATGGCCACCCTGCTCCACGATGCGGTAATGAATCCGGCAGAAG TGGTGAAGCAACGCTTGCAGATGTTCAACTCTCAGCACCGGTCAGCCCTCAGCTGCATCCGGACGGTGTGGAGGACCGAGGGGTTGGGGGCGTTCTACCGAAGTTACACCACGCAGTTGACCATGAATATTCCCTTCCAGTCCATCCACTTCATCACCTACGAATTCCTGCAGGAGCAGGTCAACCCTCACCGGGACTACAACCCACAGTCTCACATCATCTCAGGTGGGCTGGCCGGGGCCCTGGCTGCGGCTGCCACCACCCCCTTGGACGTCTGTAAGACCCTCCTCAACACGCAGGAGAACATGGCACTCAGCCTGGCCAACATCAGTGGCCGGCTGACAGGCATGGCCAATGCCTTCCGGACAGTATACCAGCTCAACGGGCTGATGGGCTACTTCAAAGGCATCCAGGCACGGGTCATCTACCAGATGCCCTCTACCGCCATCTCCTGGTCCGTCTATGAATTCTTCAAGTACTTCCTCACCAAACGCCAGCTGGAGAGTCGAACGCCATACTAA
- the Slc25a37 gene encoding mitoferrin-1 isoform X2, whose amino-acid sequence MQSLNPDPKAQYTSIYGALKKIMRTEGFWRPLRGLNVMVMGAGPAHAMYFACYENMKRTLNDVFSHQGNSHLANGIAGSMATLLHDAVMNPAEVVKQRLQMFNSQHRSALSCIRTVWRTEGLGAFYRSYTTQLTMNIPFQSIHFITYEFLQEQVNPHRDYNPQSHIISGGLAGALAAAATTPLDVCKTLLNTQENMALSLANISGRLTGMANAFRTVYQLNGLMGYFKGIQARVIYQMPSTAISWSVYEFFKYFLTKRQLESRTPY is encoded by the exons ATGCAGAGTTTGAACCCAGATCCCAAAGCCCAGTACACAAGTATCTACGGAGCCCTCAAGAAAATCATGCGGACCGAAGGCTTCTGGAGGCCCTTGCGGGGCCTGAACGTGATGGTGATGGGTGCGGGGCCAGCCCATGCCATGTATTTTGCCTGCTATGAGAACATGAAAAGGACTTTAAATGACGTTTTCAGCCACCAAGGAAACAGCCACCTAGCCAATG GGATAGCTGGGAGTATGGCCACCCTGCTCCACGATGCGGTAATGAATCCGGCAGAAG TGGTGAAGCAACGCTTGCAGATGTTCAACTCTCAGCACCGGTCAGCCCTCAGCTGCATCCGGACGGTGTGGAGGACCGAGGGGTTGGGGGCGTTCTACCGAAGTTACACCACGCAGTTGACCATGAATATTCCCTTCCAGTCCATCCACTTCATCACCTACGAATTCCTGCAGGAGCAGGTCAACCCTCACCGGGACTACAACCCACAGTCTCACATCATCTCAGGTGGGCTGGCCGGGGCCCTGGCTGCGGCTGCCACCACCCCCTTGGACGTCTGTAAGACCCTCCTCAACACGCAGGAGAACATGGCACTCAGCCTGGCCAACATCAGTGGCCGGCTGACAGGCATGGCCAATGCCTTCCGGACAGTATACCAGCTCAACGGGCTGATGGGCTACTTCAAAGGCATCCAGGCACGGGTCATCTACCAGATGCCCTCTACCGCCATCTCCTGGTCCGTCTATGAATTCTTCAAGTACTTCCTCACCAAACGCCAGCTGGAGAGTCGAACGCCATACTAA
- the Slc25a37 gene encoding mitoferrin-1 isoform X3 produces the protein MHLPGIAGSMATLLHDAVMNPAEVVKQRLQMFNSQHRSALSCIRTVWRTEGLGAFYRSYTTQLTMNIPFQSIHFITYEFLQEQVNPHRDYNPQSHIISGGLAGALAAAATTPLDVCKTLLNTQENMALSLANISGRLTGMANAFRTVYQLNGLMGYFKGIQARVIYQMPSTAISWSVYEFFKYFLTKRQLESRTPY, from the exons ATGCACCTGCCTG GGATAGCTGGGAGTATGGCCACCCTGCTCCACGATGCGGTAATGAATCCGGCAGAAG TGGTGAAGCAACGCTTGCAGATGTTCAACTCTCAGCACCGGTCAGCCCTCAGCTGCATCCGGACGGTGTGGAGGACCGAGGGGTTGGGGGCGTTCTACCGAAGTTACACCACGCAGTTGACCATGAATATTCCCTTCCAGTCCATCCACTTCATCACCTACGAATTCCTGCAGGAGCAGGTCAACCCTCACCGGGACTACAACCCACAGTCTCACATCATCTCAGGTGGGCTGGCCGGGGCCCTGGCTGCGGCTGCCACCACCCCCTTGGACGTCTGTAAGACCCTCCTCAACACGCAGGAGAACATGGCACTCAGCCTGGCCAACATCAGTGGCCGGCTGACAGGCATGGCCAATGCCTTCCGGACAGTATACCAGCTCAACGGGCTGATGGGCTACTTCAAAGGCATCCAGGCACGGGTCATCTACCAGATGCCCTCTACCGCCATCTCCTGGTCCGTCTATGAATTCTTCAAGTACTTCCTCACCAAACGCCAGCTGGAGAGTCGAACGCCATACTAA
- the Slc25a37 gene encoding mitoferrin-1 isoform X4 — MATLLHDAVMNPAEVVKQRLQMFNSQHRSALSCIRTVWRTEGLGAFYRSYTTQLTMNIPFQSIHFITYEFLQEQVNPHRDYNPQSHIISGGLAGALAAAATTPLDVCKTLLNTQENMALSLANISGRLTGMANAFRTVYQLNGLMGYFKGIQARVIYQMPSTAISWSVYEFFKYFLTKRQLESRTPY, encoded by the exons ATGGCCACCCTGCTCCACGATGCGGTAATGAATCCGGCAGAAG TGGTGAAGCAACGCTTGCAGATGTTCAACTCTCAGCACCGGTCAGCCCTCAGCTGCATCCGGACGGTGTGGAGGACCGAGGGGTTGGGGGCGTTCTACCGAAGTTACACCACGCAGTTGACCATGAATATTCCCTTCCAGTCCATCCACTTCATCACCTACGAATTCCTGCAGGAGCAGGTCAACCCTCACCGGGACTACAACCCACAGTCTCACATCATCTCAGGTGGGCTGGCCGGGGCCCTGGCTGCGGCTGCCACCACCCCCTTGGACGTCTGTAAGACCCTCCTCAACACGCAGGAGAACATGGCACTCAGCCTGGCCAACATCAGTGGCCGGCTGACAGGCATGGCCAATGCCTTCCGGACAGTATACCAGCTCAACGGGCTGATGGGCTACTTCAAAGGCATCCAGGCACGGGTCATCTACCAGATGCCCTCTACCGCCATCTCCTGGTCCGTCTATGAATTCTTCAAGTACTTCCTCACCAAACGCCAGCTGGAGAGTCGAACGCCATACTAA